A single Chryseobacterium sp. DNA region contains:
- the recR gene encoding recombination mediator RecR: protein MDYPSKVLAKAVDEISGLPGIGRKTALRLALHLLKQPNSRAVSLGNSLINLVNEIKYCKECHNFSDFDICEICSNEKRNSELICIVEDVRDVIAIENTGKYTGKYLILGGKISPMEGVGPGQLNISSIEKKLNEGQVKEFIFALSATMEGDTTAYYIYKKFKNFKVNFSSIARGIAVGDELEYADEISLGRSIINRLPYNEKE, encoded by the coding sequence ATGGATTATCCAAGTAAAGTGTTGGCAAAGGCGGTTGATGAAATCTCGGGATTGCCGGGGATCGGCAGAAAAACGGCTTTGAGGCTGGCATTACATTTATTGAAACAACCCAACTCCAGAGCTGTAAGCCTCGGAAATTCACTGATTAATCTTGTCAATGAAATCAAATACTGTAAAGAGTGTCATAATTTTTCTGATTTTGACATCTGTGAGATATGCAGTAATGAGAAGAGAAACAGTGAGTTAATTTGTATCGTTGAAGACGTAAGGGATGTCATTGCTATTGAAAATACAGGGAAATATACAGGGAAATATCTGATTCTTGGCGGGAAAATTTCTCCTATGGAAGGAGTAGGACCAGGACAGCTGAATATATCCAGCATTGAAAAGAAACTGAATGAAGGACAGGTCAAGGAATTTATTTTTGCTTTAAGCGCTACAATGGAAGGCGATACGACTGCTTACTATATTTACAAGAAATTTAAAAATTTTAAAGTGAATTTTTCAAGTATTGCAAGAGGAATTGCTGTGGGAGATGAACTGGAATACGCCGATGAAATATCTTTGGGGAGGTCCATTATCAACAGGCTGCCATACAACGAAAAAGAGTAA
- a CDS encoding glycosyltransferase family 2 protein: MKLSIIIVNYNVAQLLRKCLLSIQEYVKDIEYEVIVMDNASTDPSWKDLIPEFPAVRFMSSETNGGFSKANNQAIKKAEGEYVLLLNPDTEFEGRYMQDLLDFADSDPDFGCLGIQMHDAKGHFLPESKRSVPDMFNSFEKLFTNLKKNNSKSYYRNDIEKDEIAEVEVVTGAFLLIRKNVYESIGGLDEAYFMYGEDIDLCYTLLRKGYKNYYYGKALLLHHKGESTIKDGVYLKRFYGAMQIFIDKYYKEEKPLQYSFLKAGLKLRHQIEKIKLK; encoded by the coding sequence ATGAAGCTGTCAATTATTATTGTTAACTATAATGTTGCCCAATTGCTCAGAAAATGTCTTTTATCTATTCAGGAATATGTTAAAGACATAGAATATGAGGTGATTGTAATGGATAATGCTTCTACAGATCCTTCATGGAAAGATCTTATTCCCGAATTTCCTGCAGTACGTTTTATGTCTTCGGAAACGAACGGAGGTTTTTCAAAAGCTAATAATCAGGCGATCAAAAAGGCGGAAGGAGAATATGTGCTTCTTCTTAATCCTGATACTGAGTTTGAAGGCAGATATATGCAGGATCTGTTGGATTTTGCGGATTCTGACCCGGATTTCGGATGTCTTGGAATACAAATGCATGATGCGAAAGGCCATTTTCTTCCTGAAAGCAAACGTTCGGTACCGGATATGTTCAATTCCTTTGAGAAGCTTTTTACCAATTTAAAAAAAAATAATTCAAAGTCCTATTACAGGAATGATATAGAGAAGGATGAAATTGCAGAAGTAGAAGTGGTTACAGGAGCCTTTTTATTGATTAGAAAGAATGTCTACGAATCAATAGGAGGATTGGATGAAGCTTATTTTATGTATGGGGAAGATATTGATCTCTGCTATACATTATTGAGAAAAGGATATAAAAACTATTATTACGGTAAGGCCCTGCTTCTTCATCACAAAGGAGAAAGTACAATCAAAGATGGGGTATACCTCAAAAGGTTTTATGGTGCCATGCAGATTTTCATTGATAAATACTATAAAGAAGAAAAGCCTTTGCAGTATTCATTCTTAAAAGCAGGCTTAAAACTTCGCCATCAAATTGAAAAGATCAAGTTAAAATAA
- the secG gene encoding preprotein translocase subunit SecG has protein sequence MDTIFTLLMVLVMIASILLVIVVMAQNPKGGGLSSTFGGASPAQFGVQRTNDFMEKATWTLGGTIIVLILLSVVITGKPSQVAPAQQPAKKEAPAKQSAPASSTTTTPAPAK, from the coding sequence ATGGATACTATATTTACACTATTGATGGTTCTTGTTATGATTGCCAGTATTTTATTGGTGATCGTTGTTATGGCTCAAAATCCAAAAGGAGGAGGTCTTTCCAGTACTTTCGGAGGGGCATCACCTGCTCAGTTTGGAGTACAGAGAACCAATGATTTCATGGAAAAAGCTACATGGACTCTGGGCGGGACAATTATTGTTCTTATCCTTTTAAGTGTTGTTATTACAGGTAAACCCTCACAAGTGGCACCTGCTCAGCAACCCGCTAAGAAAGAAGCTCCGGCAAAACAATCGGCTCCTGCTTCTTCTACAACCACTACTCCGGCACCGGCTAAATAA